A stretch of the Actinomyces faecalis genome encodes the following:
- a CDS encoding DUF2505 domain-containing protein, with the protein MKKTVTVTYPAEPQRVTQMLADPRYLRGRLSRVDLEDAEVEVTERGRGFVSTVRGQVPSSRLPQAAARFVRSAVGFALSESWGEPADDGARDGSMEVTVSGAPVRLGARLRLRPATTQVTTLTMDLDLGVNVPLLGRSLEDKAMSMVDAVVTDEERRAAAWLADH; encoded by the coding sequence GTGAAGAAGACCGTGACAGTTACCTATCCCGCCGAGCCACAGCGCGTGACCCAGATGCTGGCCGACCCTCGCTACCTGCGTGGGCGCCTGAGCCGGGTCGACCTGGAGGACGCTGAGGTCGAGGTCACCGAGCGCGGCCGAGGCTTCGTCTCCACCGTCCGCGGGCAGGTCCCGTCCAGCCGCCTGCCGCAGGCCGCCGCGCGCTTCGTGCGCTCCGCCGTCGGCTTCGCCCTGAGCGAGTCCTGGGGCGAGCCGGCTGACGACGGCGCCCGCGACGGCAGCATGGAGGTCACCGTGAGCGGGGCACCGGTACGCCTGGGTGCCCGGCTACGCCTGAGGCCGGCCACGACGCAGGTCACGACGCTCACCATGGACCTGGACCTCGGTGTCAACGTCCCTCTGCTGGGACGGTCCTTGGAGGACAAGGCGATGAGTATGGTCGACGCCGTCGTCACCGACGAGGAGAGGCGCGCGGCCGCCTGGCTCGCCGACCACTGA
- the ligA gene encoding NAD-dependent DNA ligase LigA, whose product MREDELVSTQSTSPAVPPAAPSGPADGLRAVPEAPRRRWEELAELVERARAAYYDALDGQSTTSDAAYDALYRELEDLEAAWPQLRTPASPTQRVGGERAQAFSPVVHAERMYSLQDVFSLEEVQEWAERVAGDLSTSDEALAMTAEVKIDGLAVALTYTDGVLTRAATRGDGTTGEDVTANVRTIASVPQCLSGQQVPRLIEVRGEVYFPVEAFARFNQERQEENARRQARNQALEVQETGRRARQESLLQVFANPRNAAAGSLRQKDPEVTAARPLAFIAHGIGAYTPAPGQEPPALQHEWYTLLAGWGLPVSPYNAVVAGREEREAYIARYAEHRHDLVHEIDGIVFKVDSRDQQARLGYTSRVPRWATAYKYPPEEVHTRLLDIDVQVGRTGRVTPFGIMEPVTVAGSTVARATLHNAEEVVRKGVRIGDLVVLRKAGDVIPEIVGPVMEARDGSERAFVMPAACPSCGTPLAPAKEGDVDLRCPNTRSCPAQVTERVAHVGSRGALDVEGLGDEAAAALTQPDLGREEALAALAAGHYLETERGRIRLSAKDLESLAPAQRLGLARQRLEEHGVTEQVPVLSGEAGLFDLSVQDLRDVAVYQSVRRRGEPTGNWRLVRFFWSKQTYTPDGEVRKATAPGKNATAVLAQLDAARSQPLWRVLVALSVRHVGPTAARALATRFGSMEALRQASLEELSDVDGVGPTIAAAWLEWLEVDWHREILDRWAAAGVRTQDETVARAPQTLAGLTVVVTGALEHFTRDGAKEAIVERGGKASGSVSRRTSYVVVGENAGSKEARARELGVPVLDEDGFRALLEHGPAEDEEQAD is encoded by the coding sequence ATGAGGGAAGATGAGCTGGTGAGTACCCAGTCCACGTCCCCCGCCGTACCCCCCGCCGCCCCGTCCGGTCCTGCCGATGGCCTCCGGGCCGTGCCTGAGGCCCCCCGACGTCGCTGGGAGGAGCTGGCCGAGCTCGTCGAGCGAGCGCGTGCCGCCTACTACGACGCGCTGGACGGGCAGTCGACGACCTCGGACGCGGCCTACGACGCCCTGTACCGCGAGCTGGAGGACCTTGAGGCTGCCTGGCCGCAGCTGCGCACGCCAGCCTCGCCTACCCAGCGCGTCGGAGGGGAGCGAGCCCAGGCCTTCTCCCCGGTGGTCCACGCTGAGCGCATGTACTCCCTGCAGGACGTCTTCAGCCTGGAGGAGGTCCAGGAATGGGCTGAGCGGGTGGCAGGGGACCTGTCGACGAGCGACGAGGCGCTGGCCATGACCGCTGAGGTCAAGATCGACGGCCTCGCGGTCGCCCTGACCTACACCGACGGCGTGCTGACTCGGGCTGCGACGCGAGGCGACGGGACCACAGGTGAGGACGTGACGGCTAACGTGCGCACGATCGCCTCTGTCCCACAGTGCCTGAGCGGTCAGCAGGTCCCCAGGCTCATCGAGGTCCGGGGGGAGGTCTACTTCCCGGTAGAGGCCTTCGCTCGCTTCAACCAGGAGCGTCAGGAGGAGAACGCCCGGCGTCAGGCACGCAACCAGGCGCTAGAGGTGCAGGAGACCGGCAGGAGAGCGCGTCAGGAGTCCCTCCTGCAGGTCTTCGCCAACCCCCGGAACGCCGCCGCGGGGTCCTTGCGCCAGAAGGACCCCGAGGTCACCGCAGCGCGCCCGCTGGCCTTCATCGCCCACGGCATCGGGGCCTACACCCCTGCTCCGGGGCAGGAGCCGCCTGCGCTCCAGCACGAGTGGTACACGTTGCTGGCAGGATGGGGCCTTCCGGTATCTCCCTACAACGCCGTCGTCGCCGGCCGAGAGGAGCGTGAGGCCTATATCGCGCGCTACGCCGAGCACCGGCACGACCTCGTCCACGAGATCGACGGCATCGTCTTCAAGGTCGACTCACGCGACCAGCAGGCGCGCCTGGGCTACACCTCGCGCGTGCCACGGTGGGCCACCGCGTACAAGTACCCGCCGGAGGAGGTACACACCCGGCTGCTGGACATCGACGTCCAGGTGGGGCGGACCGGACGGGTCACGCCCTTCGGCATCATGGAGCCCGTCACCGTGGCCGGCTCCACCGTGGCCAGGGCGACGCTCCACAACGCCGAGGAGGTGGTGCGTAAGGGCGTGCGTATCGGGGACCTCGTGGTCCTGCGCAAGGCTGGCGACGTCATCCCGGAGATCGTGGGACCCGTCATGGAGGCCCGCGACGGTTCAGAGCGTGCCTTCGTCATGCCCGCGGCGTGCCCCTCGTGCGGCACGCCTCTCGCGCCGGCCAAGGAAGGAGACGTCGACCTGCGATGCCCCAACACGCGCTCGTGCCCGGCTCAGGTCACCGAGCGCGTGGCCCACGTGGGCTCACGCGGTGCGCTGGACGTCGAGGGCCTGGGGGACGAGGCCGCTGCTGCCCTGACCCAGCCGGACCTGGGACGTGAGGAGGCGCTCGCGGCCCTGGCTGCCGGGCACTACCTGGAGACCGAGCGCGGGCGCATCCGTCTGAGTGCCAAGGACCTGGAGAGCCTGGCTCCGGCCCAGCGCCTGGGGCTGGCGCGCCAGCGTCTGGAGGAGCACGGCGTCACCGAGCAGGTACCGGTGCTCTCTGGTGAAGCCGGTCTGTTCGACCTGTCGGTCCAGGACCTGCGGGACGTGGCTGTCTACCAGAGTGTCCGACGTCGGGGCGAGCCCACCGGGAACTGGCGCCTGGTGCGCTTCTTCTGGTCTAAGCAAACCTATACCCCGGACGGTGAGGTCCGGAAGGCAACGGCTCCGGGCAAGAACGCGACCGCGGTCCTGGCCCAGCTGGATGCGGCCAGGTCCCAGCCGCTGTGGCGGGTCCTGGTCGCTCTGTCGGTCCGGCACGTCGGGCCGACGGCGGCGCGTGCCCTGGCGACACGCTTCGGCTCGATGGAGGCCCTGCGGCAGGCCAGCCTCGAGGAGCTCAGCGACGTCGACGGCGTGGGGCCCACCATCGCCGCTGCATGGCTGGAGTGGCTTGAGGTCGACTGGCACCGCGAGATCCTGGACCGGTGGGCGGCTGCAGGCGTGCGTACCCAGGACGAGACCGTGGCACGCGCTCCGCAGACCCTGGCGGGACTGACCGTCGTCGTCACCGGCGCTCTGGAGCACTTCACCCGTGACGGGGCCAAGGAGGCCATTGTCGAGCGCGGGGGCAAGGCGTCAGGCTCGGTGTCGAGACGCACCAGCTACGTGGTGGTCGGCGAGAACGCCGGGTCAAAGGAGGCCAGGGCTCGCGAGCTCGGCGTACCCGTGCTGGACGAGGACGGCTTCCGAGCCCTGCTGGAGCACGGACCGGCCGAGGACGAGGAGCAGGCGGACTAG
- a CDS encoding WhiB family transcriptional regulator, which produces MDWRSQAACLSVDPELFFPVGNTGPAIAQIAQAKEVCARCDVVDTCLKWALENGQDAGVWGGMSEDERRSLKRRAARARRSS; this is translated from the coding sequence ATGGACTGGCGCAGCCAGGCAGCATGTCTTTCAGTTGACCCTGAGCTCTTCTTCCCCGTTGGCAACACTGGTCCTGCCATCGCCCAGATCGCTCAGGCGAAGGAGGTCTGCGCTCGCTGTGACGTCGTTGACACCTGCCTGAAGTGGGCGCTGGAGAACGGCCAGGACGCCGGTGTGTGGGGAGGCATGAGCGAGGACGAACGCCGTTCTCTCAAGCGCCGCGCCGCTCGCGCTCGCCGCTCCTCCTGA
- a CDS encoding FtsK/SpoIIIE domain-containing protein: MAAAPTCPPAAQALVSLTVPWHLAVVSGPDAGAVLALPAHGTLVLGRGEVLTDPFASRRQLAVQVLPERVVVSPVACSVPPLWRRRRLGPLLLPAAGRLRRGSVWREGERLQVGTSRLELRRRPSRLCPAVPAPATGSPWWRLLAAVAVLATAGGALTLVLSRGASTRSWSSALMSLPLALLVLTRLVGRAERRRHGPARRRRGATGWEHRRPDPAQMLLLLAQPAAPVPQTTTLSAWLGRRRRRNLLELAAGEGVAVTGPRAQRCLTWWCAQVVATGQGLARYQDGYWRLWWGQDSRPATARLAGSSQHLPSWATAVRPVPPRTAPPSQTWAVAATTLIDQAWRQHSTTLAGPAIDVSAQEDSVPAQVLLSDLVGEVDQDQVALRWSSPAATTGLEAVLGVGARGQAVADLVQHGPHALVAGTTGSGKSELLRAWLLQLACALPPERLCLVLVDYKGGSAFGPLTRLPHAAGVLTDLDPAMTARALASLEAEVRRRERLLAGLALADLAAWEALSLRPPGSDQPGSAPSSACPTRSAPASPPPRLVIVVDEFAVLASSHPQVLENLVRVAAQGRSLGLHLVLATQRPSGAVSQTVRANISLRVCLRVLDPADSRDVLGHAQAAELSGGPGRLMVTGLDEAERLVLQAPWCGSQDGVVQSVAEMVDELCAAASRLGARTWRPWTDPLPHHAQRPGPRIEPSDEVSTGIALALLDEPEDQRTTAWRWRPDQPLLVLGSPGSGRSTALASAALGLLDAALADGGPAPGHGVHLCGLPEQIRQRYPVLAQGAAGVGTVVGPEDPRRLARLWELAAGGALSGDVLVLDDVDRLVPAVDASRGPGEGLVLLETLCRACGVTGTGLVISAPLSHSVSRWATTVRTRLVLGASQGDQAAVAGLPRGVVTGSVPGRGVLSGYDPEASRPVECQVLLPGPGEKGRLPGPRGLRPVPTDLLLEPTADGLAAAVWAVGGDDAAPLPVPEGSVLVVGPAGSGRSTTLATLRAVCAARDPLVVDDLDLCAGSGLSHIEQALSQGRTVLASALTERVATSFRGVLAELRSRADLIVLWPTVGPTSQVAGVPLRAVADPRHPTQPGRGALVRHGRAEPIQVARPA; this comes from the coding sequence ATGGCAGCTGCTCCTACGTGCCCGCCGGCCGCACAGGCCCTGGTCTCCTTGACCGTGCCCTGGCACCTCGCGGTCGTCAGCGGCCCCGACGCCGGAGCCGTCCTGGCGCTGCCCGCCCACGGCACCCTCGTGCTCGGACGGGGCGAGGTCCTCACTGATCCCTTTGCCTCACGTCGCCAGCTCGCCGTCCAGGTCCTGCCTGAGAGGGTCGTCGTCAGCCCGGTCGCCTGCAGCGTCCCACCGCTGTGGAGACGCCGGCGTCTGGGTCCTCTCCTCCTTCCGGCGGCTGGACGGCTCCGACGCGGCTCGGTGTGGCGCGAGGGCGAGCGTCTCCAGGTAGGCACGAGCCGCCTGGAGCTGCGCCGCCGCCCGTCCCGGCTCTGCCCCGCAGTACCGGCGCCCGCCACGGGTAGCCCCTGGTGGCGCCTCCTGGCCGCCGTCGCCGTCCTGGCGACGGCTGGCGGGGCGCTCACCCTAGTCCTCTCGCGCGGTGCCTCCACACGCAGCTGGTCCAGCGCGCTCATGTCCCTGCCCCTGGCGCTGCTGGTACTCACACGGCTGGTCGGGCGTGCTGAGCGCCGCCGCCACGGTCCTGCACGCCGTCGCCGGGGAGCCACGGGCTGGGAGCACCGCAGGCCGGACCCGGCTCAGATGCTCCTCCTCCTGGCCCAGCCCGCCGCACCCGTGCCACAGACGACGACGCTCAGCGCGTGGCTGGGACGCCGGCGTCGACGAAACCTGCTGGAGCTGGCGGCAGGCGAGGGCGTCGCGGTGACCGGCCCCCGCGCACAGCGCTGTCTGACCTGGTGGTGCGCCCAGGTGGTCGCTACCGGCCAGGGACTGGCCCGCTACCAGGACGGGTACTGGCGGCTGTGGTGGGGGCAGGACAGCCGACCGGCTACCGCTCGCCTGGCTGGCAGCAGCCAGCACCTGCCTTCCTGGGCCACGGCCGTTCGCCCTGTCCCTCCGCGCACGGCGCCACCGTCACAGACCTGGGCCGTGGCCGCCACCACCCTGATCGACCAGGCCTGGAGGCAGCACTCGACCACGCTGGCAGGACCAGCCATCGATGTCAGTGCGCAGGAGGACTCCGTGCCGGCTCAGGTCCTGCTGTCCGACCTCGTCGGTGAGGTCGACCAGGACCAGGTGGCGCTGAGGTGGTCCTCGCCAGCCGCTACCACCGGGCTGGAGGCGGTGCTGGGAGTCGGTGCACGTGGTCAGGCGGTTGCCGACCTGGTCCAGCACGGGCCTCACGCCCTGGTGGCAGGGACCACGGGCTCGGGCAAGTCCGAGCTGTTGCGGGCCTGGCTCCTCCAGCTGGCCTGCGCCCTGCCCCCTGAGCGGCTGTGTCTCGTGCTCGTGGACTACAAAGGAGGCTCGGCCTTCGGCCCCCTCACACGACTGCCACACGCTGCCGGGGTGCTGACGGACCTGGACCCGGCCATGACCGCACGGGCCCTGGCCTCGCTGGAGGCCGAGGTGCGCCGTCGGGAGAGGCTCCTGGCCGGGCTCGCCCTGGCCGACCTGGCGGCGTGGGAGGCGCTGTCGCTGCGGCCACCGGGCTCGGACCAGCCGGGGAGCGCACCTTCCTCGGCGTGCCCGACCAGGTCGGCTCCTGCGTCCCCGCCGCCGCGGCTGGTGATCGTCGTCGACGAGTTCGCCGTCCTGGCCAGCTCCCACCCACAGGTCCTGGAGAACCTGGTACGGGTCGCTGCGCAGGGGCGCAGCCTGGGCCTGCACCTCGTGCTGGCCACACAGCGTCCGTCCGGCGCAGTGTCCCAGACCGTGCGCGCCAACATCTCGCTGCGCGTGTGCCTGCGGGTCCTGGACCCAGCTGACTCTCGCGATGTCCTTGGCCACGCGCAGGCCGCCGAGCTGTCCGGTGGCCCCGGCCGTCTCATGGTCACTGGTCTGGACGAGGCCGAGCGCCTGGTGCTGCAGGCACCGTGGTGCGGCTCGCAGGACGGCGTCGTCCAGAGCGTGGCCGAGATGGTGGACGAGCTGTGCGCCGCGGCCTCCCGGCTCGGTGCCAGGACGTGGCGCCCCTGGACCGATCCCCTGCCGCACCACGCCCAGCGCCCCGGTCCCAGGATCGAGCCGTCCGACGAGGTGTCCACAGGTATCGCGCTGGCGCTGCTCGACGAGCCCGAGGACCAGCGGACCACTGCCTGGAGGTGGCGGCCGGACCAGCCTCTGCTCGTCCTGGGCTCACCCGGGTCCGGACGCTCAACGGCCCTGGCCTCAGCCGCTCTCGGTCTCCTGGACGCAGCCCTGGCAGACGGCGGCCCGGCACCCGGCCACGGCGTGCACCTGTGCGGCCTGCCCGAGCAGATCAGGCAGCGCTATCCCGTGCTCGCACAGGGTGCCGCAGGGGTCGGGACCGTGGTCGGGCCGGAGGACCCTCGCCGCCTGGCACGGCTGTGGGAGCTGGCAGCAGGTGGAGCGCTCAGCGGCGACGTGCTGGTCCTCGACGACGTCGACCGCCTGGTGCCCGCTGTCGACGCCTCACGCGGGCCCGGTGAAGGGCTCGTCCTGCTGGAGACCCTGTGCCGCGCCTGTGGCGTCACAGGCACCGGGCTGGTCATCAGCGCACCGCTGTCACACTCCGTCTCCCGCTGGGCGACGACGGTGCGCACCCGCCTGGTGCTCGGTGCCAGCCAGGGGGACCAGGCGGCCGTCGCCGGTCTGCCCAGAGGCGTGGTGACCGGCTCAGTCCCAGGACGAGGGGTGCTGTCGGGCTACGACCCGGAGGCGTCCCGGCCGGTGGAGTGCCAGGTCCTTCTTCCGGGGCCGGGAGAGAAGGGCCGTCTGCCCGGTCCTCGAGGGCTGCGGCCTGTTCCCACGGACCTTCTCCTGGAGCCCACCGCCGACGGCCTCGCAGCGGCCGTCTGGGCGGTGGGAGGCGACGACGCTGCACCGCTCCCCGTCCCCGAAGGCTCGGTGCTCGTGGTGGGGCCCGCAGGTTCCGGACGCTCAACCACTCTGGCCACGCTCAGGGCTGTCTGCGCAGCACGAGATCCCCTCGTCGTCGACGACCTGGACCTGTGCGCAGGCAGCGGGCTCAGCCACATCGAGCAGGCTCTGTCACAGGGCCGCACGGTCCTGGCCTCAGCCCTGACCGAGCGGGTGGCGACCAGCTTTCGCGGCGTCCTGGCCGAGCTGAGGTCGCGGGCAGACCTCATCGTGCTGTGGCCGACGGTCGGTCCCACCTCCCAGGTGGCTGGAGTCCCGCTGCGGGCGGTGGCTGACCCTCGTCATCCCACCCAGCCGGGACGCGGTGCGCTGGTGCGTCACGGTCGCGCAGAACCGATCCAGGTGGCTCGCCCCGCCTGA
- a CDS encoding SOS response-associated peptidase: MCGRYGSWSAGAAVARYFDADPLPPTEEVEASWNIAPGSDVRVVVERLARDSAGDDDVRAARQLRCARWGLLPGWARRADVAFRAFNARSETAASKPTFRQAFRSFRALVPADCWYEWRRPAVDSVSPDEPERPRSRPYAVSRQDEEPLALAGLCAWWPVPASHPAPRPGPSIHDKDGARWMLTCTILTRPAREELAWLHDREPVVLGTSVVDRWLDPSLREPGEVSHLLEQPGPALRWWEVGPEIGSARSRGPQLALPLRKDGEGLV, encoded by the coding sequence ATGTGCGGACGCTACGGCTCCTGGAGCGCCGGGGCGGCGGTGGCTCGCTACTTCGACGCCGATCCCCTTCCCCCGACCGAGGAGGTCGAGGCCTCGTGGAACATCGCGCCAGGATCCGACGTGCGCGTCGTGGTCGAGCGTCTTGCCCGGGACAGCGCGGGAGACGACGACGTGCGTGCAGCCCGTCAGCTGCGTTGCGCACGCTGGGGGCTGCTGCCTGGCTGGGCCAGGCGGGCTGACGTCGCCTTCCGCGCCTTCAACGCACGCAGTGAGACCGCAGCGAGCAAGCCCACCTTCCGACAGGCCTTCCGCTCCTTCCGTGCCCTCGTGCCCGCCGACTGCTGGTACGAGTGGCGCCGCCCGGCTGTCGACAGCGTGAGCCCGGACGAGCCTGAGCGACCTCGGTCCCGTCCCTACGCCGTCAGCCGTCAGGACGAGGAGCCGCTCGCGCTGGCCGGGCTGTGCGCGTGGTGGCCAGTGCCGGCCTCGCACCCGGCGCCGCGGCCTGGTCCCAGCATCCACGACAAGGACGGGGCACGCTGGATGCTGACGTGCACCATCCTCACCCGCCCGGCGCGTGAGGAGCTTGCCTGGCTCCATGACCGCGAGCCGGTGGTGCTGGGTACCTCGGTGGTCGACCGCTGGCTGGACCCCTCACTACGTGAGCCTGGTGAGGTCTCGCACCTGCTGGAGCAGCCCGGCCCCGCGCTGCGGTGGTGGGAGGTCGGCCCCGAGATCGGCTCGGCACGCTCACGCGGTCCTCAGCTCGCCCTTCCCCTGCGCAAAGACGGCGAAGGGCTGGTATGA
- a CDS encoding OsmC family protein: protein MTDTSDIITPTETNSVWAQRTGTRQYLAHNARGGEVRVGTGPGELSPGELLKIALATCNTLSADHRLAKALGEEFEANVICASIKNEDEERYSDLDVQIITDLSSLTAEQLATLHQRVESAIERGCTVGHTIEKGAAVRLHLLDDKD from the coding sequence ATGACTGACACCTCTGACATCATCACCCCCACCGAGACGAACTCCGTGTGGGCCCAGCGCACCGGCACGCGCCAGTACCTGGCTCACAACGCGCGCGGCGGTGAGGTCCGCGTGGGGACGGGACCGGGTGAGCTCTCCCCCGGCGAGCTGCTCAAGATAGCCCTGGCCACCTGCAACACCCTGTCTGCCGACCACCGGCTGGCCAAGGCGCTGGGCGAGGAATTCGAGGCCAATGTCATCTGCGCCTCGATCAAGAACGAGGATGAGGAGCGCTACTCCGATCTCGATGTCCAGATCATCACCGACCTGTCCTCCCTGACCGCTGAGCAGCTAGCCACCCTGCACCAGCGGGTCGAGAGTGCGATCGAGCGCGGCTGCACCGTGGGTCATACGATCGAGAAAGGTGCTGCTGTGCGCCTGCACCTGCTGGACGACAAGGACTGA
- a CDS encoding sensor histidine kinase, producing MSNLLPTAIRGLVDLDPADLDWLHQLVADWQVITDLSVSDLVLWAKTDSGRFVAIAHCRPSGGNTVHLEDVIGRRMPTAREAMAVEAYDGEQILVASDPEWTGTTAVREEYVPVVREGHAVAIMTRETSVGLIRGGRLGDKHLEDLADSLCTMIAEGTFPIRGAGTTMRHGTPRVADGVVHLDDEGRVRFATPNAYSCFHRLGIDGELEGCQLAEAVTSIIPERTPVDETMAVVLMGRQAWLTEVEVGGAFLSLRSIPLTLGGHRAGAVLLVRDVTEIRRREQVLLNKDATIREVHHRVKNNLQTVSALLRMQGRRATNDETREALAEAERRVATIATVHEALSHNVDETVDFDEVFASILRGAASVATATGRVATRLEGKFGVVEADAAQALATVLAELVTNAVEHGLEDRDGTVTVTAQREGSRLEVHVIDDGQGVAPGRIMSGLGTRIIQTLVRGELRGSISWQSAEGGQGTDVAIHARLQES from the coding sequence GTGTCAAACCTCTTGCCGACCGCTATCCGTGGCCTCGTCGACCTGGACCCGGCCGACCTGGACTGGCTCCACCAGCTCGTGGCCGACTGGCAGGTGATCACGGACCTGTCGGTGTCCGACCTGGTCCTGTGGGCCAAGACCGACTCCGGGCGCTTCGTGGCCATCGCCCACTGCCGGCCCTCGGGCGGCAACACGGTCCACCTGGAGGACGTCATCGGGCGGCGCATGCCCACCGCCCGTGAGGCGATGGCTGTCGAGGCCTACGACGGCGAGCAGATCCTCGTGGCCTCGGACCCGGAGTGGACCGGGACGACGGCGGTGCGTGAGGAGTACGTGCCGGTGGTACGTGAGGGGCACGCCGTCGCGATCATGACGCGGGAGACCTCTGTGGGTCTGATCCGTGGCGGCAGGCTGGGGGACAAGCACCTGGAGGACCTGGCCGACTCTCTGTGCACGATGATCGCCGAGGGCACCTTCCCGATCCGCGGGGCCGGCACCACCATGAGGCACGGCACGCCACGCGTGGCCGACGGCGTGGTCCACCTCGACGACGAGGGCCGGGTCCGCTTCGCCACGCCGAACGCGTACTCCTGCTTCCACCGCCTGGGTATCGACGGTGAGCTGGAGGGATGTCAGCTTGCCGAGGCCGTGACCTCGATCATCCCGGAACGAACTCCGGTGGACGAGACGATGGCCGTGGTGCTCATGGGGCGTCAGGCCTGGCTCACTGAGGTCGAGGTGGGAGGAGCGTTCCTGTCGCTGCGCTCGATCCCGCTGACGCTGGGCGGGCACCGTGCCGGTGCCGTGCTGCTGGTGCGTGACGTCACCGAGATCCGGCGGCGTGAGCAGGTCCTGCTCAACAAGGACGCCACGATCCGCGAGGTTCACCACCGGGTGAAGAACAACCTGCAGACCGTCTCGGCGCTGCTGCGGATGCAGGGGCGCCGCGCCACCAACGACGAGACCCGAGAGGCCCTGGCCGAGGCCGAGCGCCGGGTCGCCACGATCGCCACCGTGCACGAGGCGCTGAGTCACAACGTCGACGAGACGGTCGACTTCGACGAGGTCTTTGCCTCCATCCTGCGCGGGGCGGCCTCGGTGGCCACCGCGACCGGGCGGGTCGCTACTCGCCTGGAGGGCAAGTTCGGAGTCGTCGAGGCTGATGCCGCCCAGGCCCTGGCCACGGTACTGGCCGAGCTGGTCACCAACGCCGTCGAGCACGGTCTGGAGGACCGCGACGGCACGGTGACCGTGACCGCGCAGCGAGAAGGGAGCCGGTTGGAGGTCCACGTCATCGACGACGGCCAGGGGGTGGCTCCGGGCAGGATCATGAGCGGGCTGGGCACACGCATCATCCAGACGCTGGTGCGCGGTGAGCTGCGGGGCTCGATCAGCTGGCAGTCCGCCGAGGGCGGGCAGGGCACGGACGTCGCCATCCACGCCCGCCTCCAGGAGTCCTGA